The DNA region ggtcattaagtgaggcatcATGTCACTGCATATCCTTTTGTTAGGTGACCATGATTTGCAACCTCCTGTCaccttccccattaactttgcttatcaaaagccAGTTGAGAAGGTCATAATCACATGAGAATGACCAGGGAtccatcataagtcacttttttcagcaccattgtaactcaCTAAACCAATGATCGTAAATCAAGAACATCTTGTACTATCACTAGCTGACTAGCTAGTTGAATATTGTTTTCTTGTTTCCCTATTGATAACAAAGTCCTAATCAAGGCATTCTCTTTGGATGACAAtacatccattttaaaaaaaaaagaatggcaggAATGTGAAAGCTGAACTTTTGTCCCAATGAATTTAGTAGTAGAAAAAAGAGAGGCAAATTACCCCAACATTACCTTCTGTGGATTTTCTGATGAGTTCCGCCAATGTCATGGAAGATTCCATTTCCGGGCCAACGTCCTGCTGTCCACTCAATATCTTTGTCCCCCATCAGAGTTTCAGGAGTCCCCTTTGCTAGGTTTCATTTTCTTAATACATTTTTGGGGTGTTCAAAATTCTCTGTCCAGGAGATGGTTTCTTCCTCTTATAATGCAGCTGAGTAACTTATTATGATGATCTTCAGCCCTAGCCGTGTTAAATTGCAGGAAATTCCTGGGTGACTCAACATCTACATACTTATTCACCTTTTCCTTCTCTGATCACACACTAGAGGTGTTTACATCTTGCACAGTCTTTATTATAAGGCCCAATGACTGAGAAGCCATGGAATTCTAATCAACATGTTGTCTTGGATCTTGGCTTCCCCCAGATATAGGAAGTGTTGCAAATATTATTACCGGTTGCAGCTGGTAAAAAAGAGAATTGTGAATATGGATAGCAGAGGAGTTGGGCATGCTGGTTCTAAATTGTAAATTTATGAACCTTCGATTTTAAACATGCCAGTTAAGGGAGACATCATTAAATTACTTTCATTCTTCCAATACGGGCTGACTTTTCCTCTGAAATGTTACTCAGAAATTCATTCCAATGCAATCagtaatacaggttgtcctcaacttgcaacagttcattttgcgaccattcgaagttacgttggcactgaaaaaaagtgacttatgaccatttttttacccaaccattgcaacatccccatggtcacatgatcaaaaatcacatttttggcaactgcattactaacttaacaactgtagtgattgaCTTAACGcttgtggcaggaaaagtcacaaaatgggacagattcacttaagaactgtcttgcttagcaacataaattttgggcataTTTGCTGTCATaattgaggactgcttgtatatATTCCAAATCACTAAGGGTGGTCTGGATCAAAATCAAATTATCTGAACTTGGTTCCTACTGACATCAGTGAAGTAAGTTGCTTAATGGCCACTGATTTCAGTGTGAACAAAATCTAAATAATTGAATTTGGATCCAGTCAgcttgggtttatttatttattttttaattttattttttattacaaagacaacatcacatgacaatagaaaaaaaaacaatgggaaaaggagaagaaaaaaaagggggggaaaccccatcatcacatacaatatgtcatttgatcacaggtgcatccctactaagtttatacatcccatatctctctgttgtatatttaataaacaccacaataagctagggtttaaaaaaaggggggggaaggagggggagggagcttgGGTTTATTTTTGCTTCACCAGATCGGGCCCTGAGGCAGCATTCAACAGCTTTGTAGAAATGGTTTCAGCTTTGATTAGTCTTGTATAATTTCATACATTCTGCAAACCCAATTTTTCTGGTGAGTTTATGATCCAGCCCATTATACAGCCTCTGAAAACGGGGTTAATTCAATAACCTGGTTAAGCTTGTTGGCTATCCACTTGTGCTTAGAATTGTGAGGTttatcttttttgcttttttcccagcTAAGCTGTTTACTTCTTTTTTCTAATGTTGCTTATAACACTTTTAATATATAGAAGCAGGAAATGTAGAGCGGGCATCATTTTAAGAGAACAGTTCTCTTAAGAGAACTCTGATCTTGTTCTCTGAACTTGTTCCAAGGAATTTACTTCTTTTCATTTGACCTTGGGTGGTTTAGTCAAAACATACAAGCTTTGGTGAAAATGTAGCCCATACAGAGAGTGTCTGGGTGATAAATCAGAGAATTAAATGTTTTTGTTAGATATGCAGCCTTCCTAATCTAAAATTTTGCGTTGTTTGATTGTTTTCCCAGTTTGATACAATCCAGATGTCtcagaatttcctagccagcaaAGTCATGCggatgggaaattctgggaattgcacaCCCAAATCTGGAGGTTGCCATGTAGGGTAAAGTTGTACATCAACCTAGTTACTGGCTGACCTTTCCGTTGTTGGCCAACAATAAGGCTTGCAAGTTTACATTCAGAACTATTCATTAGGGGATGCAGCAGagtatatgcacacacatacatcacACCAATAGGTATCTCCCTGGAGAAGTTCTATCTTTTCTTAGACCTACAAAGAACGTCGAGAAAAAAAGATGCATTTGATTGCTTACGGCACACCTTCACATCTTAGACCAGTTTTCCAGTTCGGTGGCCCGCTGATGTGTGACAGCTTCTGTTTTCATGCAggaatgatgggaattgtagtccatgGTGCAAGTTTTGATTCATTTCAGTAAGGCTGTTAATGTTGTATTCGTTCAGGTTAAATGGTAACTTTTCTTTGGCTTTGACTTAGTGCAGTGTATGATCTAGCCAATTGCAGCTTAGTCAAACCACAATTAACCATGTAGGTTAGTGTGGGATGTGACTCCATTCTTGACTTCCTGTCACTTCGGCAACCACCTCTTTACAGAAGAGCTTGTTGCTTTGGCAGTTTCTGGCTTCTTTGGGAAATGTAAAAGCGGCCATATCTACTGTATTTGGGGCTGGTAAATCATTGCCCTGCTGGATGTTTGGGAATAGGGGAAGAGTGGCTTCATGAATTGCAGAGGCTTGTGTTTTAGAGTCTGCAGCATGGCTCTTCAGCTTCATCTCTTTTGAAATAATAATCTTAGGGACCCAAACACTGCCGTTACAAAGAGCATTTTACTGCCCTTTCCACAGTGGAAGTTTTATTAGCTTTAGTAGCTAAAACAGCCCAGAGTCTTGTGCTCTTGTAATGATAAGTACATTTGCTTTTGTAAGTTCTTCTGGGTGCACCAGATTCTTGGTTGATTTTGCTTAAGCACAatcctgcttcttctttttttctttttaaatttggcCTGTTTAAGGACAAGACCTTAAGTTTATTTTGCCCCAGACACCTTGAATCGGGGCACAGTTTGACCAACGGGAACAATGATAGGGATTTGCAAAATGCCATTCAAGTCCGTTGTCAGAATTGGAAGGAAGGCTTGGATTGCCTTTGATTCTGGCAAAACCCAGATCgctcctcatctctctctctttctctctctctctctttctgtccgaTGTCAATTGTCTCTGCTTATTTTCTCTTGTTCCTGGCAGATCGAGGCAACTTGGCTGGCGTCCAGCACATAATCCTGGTGCTGTCAGGGAAAGGGGGTGTTGGAAAGAGCACCATCTCCACTGAACTGGCTTTGGCTTTCAAGCATGCTGGGAAAAAGGTATGTGCCATTTCAAGACAGTACAGTGCCAAAGTTAAAgcatttcctcccccccacaaccctaaccctaacccatcaCCACCACACAGAAACCTTGGGGCTTCCAGATTTAGCCATTCAACCTGAGATGTTCAGCCATTAAGGTTTCCTACTTAGAATTATTTCCTTATTAAAACCATGATCATAATTCCACTGACATGCAGTGTTTTGCTCTGAATTTCTAGTGATTAGAAGGAAGCTTTTTGGGAAGtcagaaaaagagaaatgagGGCTGCGGGTTGCCCACCCAGCTCTATGATGTAGGCTAGGGCTCTCCAAACTTTGAAacttttaagacttttggacttcaactcccagaattctgcagcagggctggctgaggaattctgggagttgaagtaagTTTGGAGACACACACGCACCTGATGTAGGCTGTATTGCAAATAAGGGATTTCTAGCTGAAAACTGGAGATCTACTGACCTCTTTGATGGTGCTGTGCTTATTAGACTAAGACTGTGATTTGATACCATTTGTTTCCCTGTGTTCTGCTATGACTACCCCAGCTGGTTGGATTGGGAAACGGAAGGTTTTCAACATCCAACATAGGAAGCTTTCTTTCCTGTTGGACTGAAGGCGGCTTAAGGAAGCGGATGGCATGAGTCATTTAGCTCTTGCAGAATCATCTCCCTCTAAGGCACGGTGGATACCGTGAGGCATTAAAGCTGCACTTGGGTCctggtttttttcttcccctATAGAGATCGTGCTGATTCAATCGGCCAAAATAAGTGGCATGGTTTCCTGCTGTCCTGAAGTGGAAAACATACAAAGCCCTAAAATAAACCTGGCATCATGTAGAAAAATGAACTGAGCTCTCCAGATCCCCCAATAAAAGGAAAAACTCTGCCCCGCCTACTGCAGACCTTAGATACTAAGGAAATGAGACAAAAATAATATTCAGAAGTTATTATATTTATGTAgctacttaccaagcacatccaaattatattaaaataaaccaaaatatctttacaatccccaaggcatgtcacaaatTTTGaacacccctaatgtttggaatgcggtggctaagattctgagctggttggcagttcagtggttcgaatccctagcgctgcataatggagtaagctcctgttatttgtcccagtttctgccaacctagtagttcgaaagcaggtaaaaatgcaagtagaaaaatagggaccgtctttggtgggaaggttcgttccgtgtgcctttggcgttgagtcatgccatctacatgaccacggagacttcttcagatggtgctggctcttcggctttgaaacggagatgagcagcactccctacagttgggaatgactagcacatatgtgcaaggggaacctttatctttaatgtttgaaaattaaaagctgaaaaatttgaCACGTCCTACAAAGTATAGCCTCTGAGAGATAGATTATCCATGCCCAATGCGAGTCAAAGCAGGGAGCCGCAGGATGTAGGGTTTTTTGCTATTGGCTGCATTAGTTGGGATTGATGGCAGCTGGTCTAATATTGGGAGGACTCTAGGTTTGCCAGCTATTGTATAGTGGAGGAAAAAATGTAAACATTGTGTCAGGAGATTTGTGAAATGCAAGAGATATCCGTGATAAGATTATTTGCTCCACCTTTTGAGCTTTACATAGGCAGGATGTACCTTTTGACTCATCTGTTTCATAGCTCCCACTCAAGCCGTCTCAGAAGAAGAGCATGGTTATTTCTTGGTTTGGCCTTCTGCCTTGCTTCCTCCAGCACACATTTTCCAACCAAAGACAACTCTAGATTTAGTTGGGTTGATTGATTTGGCTTCTGGAGTTTTAAAAGGCTATTCCTTATTTTCTACTCGTTGAGATCATGTAGTGTTCGCAGGGAACTACAGTTACATAATctcaactctgtgggattgccaGATTTAAATTAAATGACGTGGCCAAAGTCTTGCCAGAGTTCAAGTGAGAATGCCAACATTTCGAGACATTCAGTAGTCACCTATTTTTAAACATGTGCTCTCCTTGCAGACCAACAATAGTGTCTGAACTGTGGGTTGGaagcaattgcacttagatttatataccgcatcacagtgcttcacagccctctccaagctgttttgcagagtcagtatattgctccccaacaatctgggtcctcattttacccacctcggaaagatggaaggctgagtcaaccttgagcctgatgagaatcgaactgtcaaattgcaggcaactggcaatcagcagaagtagcctgcagtactgcgttctaaccactgggccaccattaTTGCCTTGTGAGATCTTTCTTTCAGAACACGACTGCTTGTTTTTCTAGGTCGGGATCCTCGATGTGGATCTGTGTGGCCCCAGCATCCCTCGCATGCTCAATGTGCAGGACCGAGATGTTCACCAGTGTGACAGTGGATGGGTGCCAGTCTTCGTGGACCAGGACAAAAGCATTGCCCTCATGTCCATTGGCTTCCTTCTGGAGAAGCCAGACGATGCCGTGGTGTGGAGAGGACCAAAGAAAAACGGTACCACATGCTTCAGCTGCCACCCTCCAAAGCgagtacgggtagtccttgacctatgaccacaactgagcccaaattttctgttgctaaacgagtcacttgttaagtgagttttgcaccattttgcGATCTTTCTTGACATAAATTGTTCAGCAAAAGCCTGCagctgttaacttagtaacacggttgttaagtgaatctggattctccattgaccttgcttgttagaaagtcacaaaaggggatcacatgaccccgggcactgcaactgtcataaataccgtatttttcagagtataagactcaccttttccccctcaaaaaagagactgaaaatctgggtgtgtcttatacactgaatacagcatttttggcctcccaaaactccacccccttcaccaaaatggccatgcatagtctttaggagactttcagagtattcctgggtgctggggaaggcagaaatgagcgaaaaatgggccggtttttgcttaattttgctcccacccccaagagcactctacaagcctcctaagggctatgcatgctcttttggggggggggaacgggcccatttttgcaaaaaacagaccatttttgggaggtctgcagagtgcagatttttttttttaatttgcctcttcaaaatcatggtgcatcttatactccaaaaaatacggtatgaatccgttgccaagcatctgaattttgatcacataaccatggggatgctgcaatggtcctaagtgtaaAATATAGTCATaagtcaggttttttttccagtgatgatgtaactttggtcgttaaatgaactgtcacaaatcgaggactacccgtgTCACTTGAGTGAAGAAATATGGAGACGTGTCTCTCATACTCTCGTATGTGATCCTCGTTTGCCTCTTGTGTCTTTACAGCTTTAATAAAGCAATTCGTCGCAGACGTTACCTGGGGAGAACTTGACTTCTTGATTGTGGACACGCCCCCTGGGACCTCCGATGAGCACATCTCCACAGTAGAATCCCTCCGGCCTTTTAAACCTCTTGGGGCAGTTTTGGTGACCACACCTCAGGTAACAGGCCCTCACCGCCACTGGCTTTGGATCTTCTGCTAGGCCTCTTATGTCGCTTCACCAGTATCCTGCACCCAGAGAAAATGGGACATTTTACCTGGATACCCAAAAGTGGAGATTTCCCCAGATTTTGACATTCTGCATTTTGTTTCTCAAGACTAAGAACTGAAGAGGATACCCCTCCAGGTTTTTTCCAGTGCATCTGCTGCAGCAGCATACAGAGcgatgtggtggcctagaggtggcgctctcgcctcaccaTCAAGTTCTGtggggctgtgagttcaatcctaggtagagggaggtgtttctctctctgggcccactgagaatatatctgctgaaaaaaaactccgcatccggccattaaaacactctgatagctccattcagttgcccagactccatcccgcaaaggattatggggttAAAGGATGATGATCTGCTGGAGCAGTATAGAGATTTCAAGGCAGGGGATGATAGTCTCTGAAATCAGCACATGCACTGCCTGCTAACTAACCCATCATGCTAAACTCTGAATGATACAATGAACCCCAGTTGGTCGGGTTCAGTTGGCCTGATTCAAACCCAAGCAAATTATGGACTTGCATGaaatgtgggaagccagcagtTATCTGGGTGATTTTGATGAACACGATAGTGAATGCCacatccccccacccctctctgtGATACATGGTGCATTTGGAGTGGTTGAATCTAAAGTTTCTGCCATTCCATTGTGGTCCAAAGCTCACCTTCTGGATGTCAGAGtatgaatattcatgaactggaataaggCTTAGTAACAAgttcagccaatgggagctgaaacactttggagcctgggcatggcttagctctgtagttctgagtctgtgcaaaagcTAAGAACTAGTCAACTAGTCTCCATCTCTGAACTGAAATTTATCTTCTCTCTACCATGTTGGAAGAGCCACTCttggtattgtgtgtgtgtgtgtgtgtgtacatacatacatacatatatatcatgtgttgtgttatatataaagagaagttaaatgAATCCTGCTGTATCTGttttacctgtgtgtgctttctgggttTGATTTCCGCAACAAATTCTTGACACTGGATAACTTCCAAGATGATCCTTTAGAAGATACGTTCCATTGTTGCTGCATAGGATGGCTGGCGAGTGATCATTTCTAACGAAAGCAGTTCATGCTTcggagtttttttcccccttaattgattttctttccttcctgtagGCTGTGGCAGTGGGCGACGTAAGGCGAGAACTGACATTCTGCAAGAAAACCGGTCTTCGGGTCCTCGGGATTGTAGAGAACATGAGCGGCTTTGTTTGTCCCCATTGCTCGGTGAGAGTTGGGTGCCAAGCCTGGATTGGCCCGTGGATCTAACTACAGAAATTAgtgaaataggctgaaaaacagcttctatcccagggcagaaaCCATATTGTATTCTGTGGTATAATGCAATtttgggttttcaatttcaattaggtagaaaacaaaggaagtatgtgtcagcgttccaaataccatgtagaatcaaatcagaatcgaaggcaaaactatgcttaaagttccaatttaataaagcaggcatgttggcacatagctgtggggtcCCAACTCTGgcagttacatcagaatcccacccagttaaaagttcatgatcttgtccccacacccacaatccatcacatggtccaatctcctcc from Thamnophis elegans isolate rThaEle1 chromosome 14, rThaEle1.pri, whole genome shotgun sequence includes:
- the NUBP2 gene encoding cytosolic Fe-S cluster assembly factor NUBP2 isoform X1 → MEKGEEDRGNLAGVQHIILVLSGKGGVGKSTISTELALAFKHAGKKVGILDVDLCGPSIPRMLNVQDRDVHQCDSGWVPVFVDQDKSIALMSIGFLLEKPDDAVVWRGPKKNALIKQFVADVTWGELDFLIVDTPPGTSDEHISTVESLRPFKPLGAVLVTTPQAVAVGDVRRELTFCKKTGLRVLGIVENMSGFVCPHCSECTNIFSKGGGEELAKHAGVPFLGCVPLDPQLTQSLEEGGDFLQEFPKSLAFSALTDIAKHLLTEASTCSS
- the NUBP2 gene encoding cytosolic Fe-S cluster assembly factor NUBP2 isoform X2 gives rise to the protein MLNVQDRDVHQCDSGWVPVFVDQDKSIALMSIGFLLEKPDDAVVWRGPKKNALIKQFVADVTWGELDFLIVDTPPGTSDEHISTVESLRPFKPLGAVLVTTPQAVAVGDVRRELTFCKKTGLRVLGIVENMSGFVCPHCSECTNIFSKGGGEELAKHAGVPFLGCVPLDPQLTQSLEEGGDFLQEFPKSLAFSALTDIAKHLLTEASTCSS